The genomic DNA GTTTGCCATCACCCTGGCCGCCGCAGTCGTGCTGTCCGGCGTCGTGGCGATCACGCTCTCGCCGGTCATGAGCTCGCGGTTTGTCCACCCGGAGGGGAAGGAGGGCAAGTTGACCCGTCTGGTCAATCGCGGGTTCGATGTGACCCGGGCGTTCTACGGGCGGTTGCTCGACGGTGCGTTGGAGATGCGCTGGGCGATCGTTGCGGCATCGCTGCTGATCATGGTGGCGGCCGTTCCGCTGTATCTCTTTTCACGGCAGGAATTGGCGCCTGTGGAGGATCAAAGTCATATCAGTCTTTTTTTGGAGGCCTCGCCGGACTCGACGGTCGCCGCCACCAACAGTGACTCGCTGAAAGTGGTCGAAGCGATCCGGGCGTTTCCGGAAGCCCGCTTCATGTGGTCGTTGACCTCGTCGTGGGGCGGCTTCGGCGGCCTGGTGGCCAAGGACTGGCGGGAACGGACGCGCTCGACCGAGTTGATGTACGGCGAAGTCTTCGGAGCCGTGTCGCAGATCCCCGGTCTGCGGGTGTTCCCGCGCCTTGATCCGCCATTGCCGACGCCCGGGCAATATGATGTGGAACTGCTCCTGGCGAGTGAAGTGCCTGCCGAGCAGCTGTTGGAAATGACCGCCGCGGTCCTGGGTGCCGGTTGGCAGAGCGGCAAGTTCCTGTATGTCGACACCGACCTGAAGATTGATTTGCCTGAAGCGCGGGTCGTGCTCGATCGCGAGCGACTCGCCGACCTGGGCTTCGATCTGGCCGGGGTCGGTCAGGAACTGGGGACGCTGCTCGGCGGGGCCTATGTGAATCGGTTCAATTTTTACGACCGCAGTTACAAGGTCATTCCTCAAATCGGCGACAAGGATCGCGCGACGTTGGACCCGCTGCTCGATCTCAAGATCAAGACACCAAGCGGCCAGCTGGTGCCGGTCTCGACGTTTACGCATATTGAGACGAGTACTGCGCCGCGGACGCTGAACCGTTTCCAACAACGTAATGCGGTGCGGATCTTCGGCGGGGTGAAGCCCGGGGTGACGAAGGAGGAAGGGCTGCGTGTTCTGGAAACTGCGGCGGCCTCGGCCGTCGGTCCACGGGTGGCGCTCGATTTTGCGGGAGAATCGCGCCAGATCCGCCACGAAGGTTCGGCCTTGACGGTGACACTGGGCTTTGCGGTGGTGCTGATTTACCTCGTGCTCGCGGCTCAGTTCAAAAGTTTTCGGGACCCGCTGATCGTCCTGCTGGGCTCCGTGCCGCTGGCGATCTCAGGCGCGCTGGTGTTCAGTTTCCTCGACCTGACGACGATCAACATCTATTCGCAGGTCGGGTTGATTACACTGGTGGGGCTGATTGCGAAGAACGGCATTTTGATCGTGGAGTTCGCGAATACTCTGCAGGAACGAGGGCTGTCGAAGACGGCCGCCCTGCGCGAAGCATCCCTGACGCGATTGCGCCCGGTCCTGATGACCTCGGCCGCCACGGTCTTCGGGCACCTCCCGCTGGTGCTCGTTTCGGGACCCGGCGCCGCGGCCCGCAACAGCATCGGCATGGTGTTGGTCACGGGGATGACGGTCGGAACACTCTTCACGCTGTTCGTCGTGCCGGTGTTTTACTCGCTGATCGCGGCCCGACATCAGCCGGCGCTAGAACTGGACGCGGCCGAAGAGGGTGAGTTGCAGTTGGCGGCGGCAAAGGGATGAACTGATCCCGGCTCGTTGAGCGCAACAGGAGGACATGCACGATGCTGAAGATTACGTCCGAGCAGACTTCCGATTCCGCGCGTCTGACCTTGGAAGGGAGTCTGAGCGGACCCTGGGTGACTGAACTCGAACGGGTGTGGCAGCAGGTCAAACAATCCGGCACGTTTGCCCCCGTGGTGGAACTGACAGGAATCACGTTCATTGCCGAGGAGGGCAGGGCTCTGCTGACCAGCATGTGGCGGGAGGGTGCTGTCCTGGTCGCGAACGGGTGCTGCACCAGACATATCGTGCAAGAAATCACCGGGGCGGGAGGCGGCCAGGCTGCCTCATCCGTCCGCTGTGAGACGACATAGGACGATCATCGCATGCGCATTGTAGCTCTCTTCCTAAGCTCTGTTCTCCTAGGCGCCTGTGCCATCGGGCCGGACTACTCCCGTCCCGACCTTGCTGTGCCGGACCGGTTCCGCATGGCGGCGACCCAGCAGGAAACCGAGTCGTTTGCCAACCTGCCCTGGTGGGATCTGTTGCAGGATGAAGAACTGCGGCGTCTTATTCGAGTGGCGCTGGCTGAGAATAAAGATCTGAAACGGGCGGTTGCGTCGGTCGAAGATTTTCAGGCCCGCATGTTGATCGCAAAAATGGATTTCGCGCCGAAGGCCGATCTCACGTCCAACGCGCCCTTGTTCGGCCGCAAGGCAAACTTTCTGTTTCCGGGCTTTCCCAATCCGTTCAACTACTATCTCCAGGGGAATCTCTCCTGGGAGATCGATATCTGGGGCCGCATTCGTCGATCGAATGAAGCGGCAAGGGGAGATCTCCTGTCGCGGGAGGAGGCTCGCCGCGCGGTTGTCTTGCAACTGGTGAGCGGCGTGGCGGAGGCCTACTTCGACATGCTGCAGTTCGACATGCAGTTGGCCGTCGCGCAGCGAACGCTGAAATCCTGGGACGAATCGGTCAGGATTGCCGAGGCCCGGCTGCGGGAGGGCATGATCTCCAAAATCGATGCGGACCAGTTCGCGGCGGAACGCGCCAACGCCGCAGCACGGGCGGCAGAGTTGAGCCGGCAAATGGTGCAGAAAGAAAACCAGCTCAGTGTGTTGCTGGGGCGTGTGCCGGGTCAGATTCCGAGAGGACGTTCCCTCACCGACCAGGTGATGCCGCCGGAGGTGCCGGCCGGCCTTCCTTCGGAATTGCTGCAGCGCCGCCCGGATCTCGTGCAGGCAGAACAGGAATTGGCTGCGGCCACGGCGCGAATCGGTGTGGCGAAGGCGGACCGGTTTCCGAAACTCAGCATCACGGGAATTCTCGGTGTCGCCAGCCCGCAGTTGTCCCGCTTGGTGGCGAATGAGACGGCGTTCGGTACCGCAGGTCCCGGGCTTGCCGGTCCCTTGCTGAATGCTCAGATCCTCGGTTTTCAGCAGGACGCGGCTGAAGCGCAGAGCCGTGAAGCGCTGGCACGGTATGAGCAGGCGTTGCTGGTGGCGTTTCGTGAAGTGGAGGATTCGCTGGTTGCCGTGCGAACGGTGCGGGAGCAGCGGAATGCGCAGGTTGAGCAGGTGGACGCGTTGCGTTCGGCTCTGCGTCTGGCCAATCTGCGGTATAAAGGAGGACTCGCGAACTATCTCGACGTCCTCGTGGCGCAACGCAATCTGTTCGAGGCGGAACTGGCGTTAACCAGCACCCACCGGTTACAGCTGGTGTCGGTCGTGCAATTGTATAAAGCGCTGGGGGGCGGATGGTCGCCGCTCGATACGGCCCAGCAACAGCCGGGCCAAGCTCCGGCAGAACCCGGAAAGGCGGGGCGCGGCTGACCCACGGATCCGGGGGAAAGAGGGCGATATGACGGGAGCCGGGGCATGAGCCAGGAGGACAGTCAGGCAGGCCCTCTCGCGCAATTCCTCGCCGAAGACCATCGACGGCTCGACGCATTGTTGCAGTCGGCGGCGGCCCAACCGGCCCAGGTCAATCGCGAGGTCTACGATCAATTTCGTGCCGGACTGCTCCGGCACATCGGCTTGGAGGAGAAGATTCTGTTCCCTGCCGTCCAACGGTGGCGAGGCGGCACACCGCTTCCGATCGCTGCCAAGCTACGTCTCGATCACGGCGCGCTGGCCACGTTGCTCATGCCTACTCCCACCCCAGCGATCCTGGCGACCATCCGGCGCCTGCTCACGGACCACAATGTGTTGGAAGAGGGACCGGGCGGTGTCTACGATCTCTGCGATCAGCTGGCAGGCTTTGAAGCCGAGTCACTGCTGAAGGATCTGCGCGCCGCTCCGCCGGTTGCCGTGATGCCCCATTCCGACAGCCCTGCGGTGATGACCACGCTACGCCGCACATTGGAGCGGGCCGGTTATCGCATGGAGGCGGACATGGGTAGAGATGTGCCGGTGACTCCGGCCGGGGAACCCTGACGGAAAGTGTACGCGTCTATGGTTGTCCGACATCCTCAACGTCTTCCGCTCCTGGCTTTGGGGATGCTCGCGTTGCTCACCGGACTCTGGGCGGGGCTTGCGCGGCTCGGGTGGGATGTGCCGCTTCCGCGACCTGGATTTTCCTCCTTGCATGGGCCGCTCATGGTGTCCGGCTTTCTGGGTACGCTGATCAGCTTGGAGCGTGCGGTGGCTCTGGGCCGGCCCTGGGCCTATGCCACGCCGCTGCTGACCGGACTCGGCGGTGTGAGCTTGATCGTCGGGGCCCCGCTTCTTGCGGCGCAATGGTTGATGCTTGCCGGCAGCCTCGGGCTGGTTGCGATTTTTGCGGCGATCATTCGCCGACACCCGGCGCTGTACACGTTCACCATGGGGGGCGGATCGCTAGTCTGGGCGTTGGGCAATCTGCTCTGGTGTCTCGGGTGGCCCGTCTTTCTGGTCGTGTTCTGGTGGGCGGCGTTTCTCGTGGTGACCATCGCCGGTGAGCGCCTGGAACTGGCCCGGCTGCAGCAAGTGACCGGAGCCGCGCAGGCGACGCTTCTGCTGTTGCTCGGCATTCTGCTCACGGGGCTGTTGCTGCTGGGCTGGTCGTTTGACGGGGGCGTTCGTCTGTTCGGGTTGGGGCTGGCCGGTCTAGCCCTGTGGTTGGGGCGGCATGACATTGCCAGGCGAACCGTCAAGCAAGCAGGGCTGACGCGGTTTATTGCGATCTGTCTGCTCACCGGGTATGTCTGGCTCGGCATCAGCGGGTTGTCTGCCATGTGGTTCGGCGGTGTTCCCGTAGGTCCGCAGTACGACGCCACGCTGCATGCCTTTTTTCTCGGGTTTGTCTTCGCGATGATCTTCGCCCATGCGCCGATTATTTTCCCGGCAGTACTCGGCGCACGGATGACCTATCGGCCGCTGTTCTATGCGCATGTGGTCCTGTTGCAAGTCACTCTGGCCGTGCGTCTCATCGGTGATGCGGCAGGGTGGAGCGCCGGTCGTCAGGTCGGCGGCCTGCTCAATGCTGTGACGCTGCTCCTGTTTCTCGTCAACACAGTGTCGGCGCTACAGAGTCCCCCGGAGCGAGCAGGGACAGCGCAAGGCCGGGGGGCGTGATGTGTGCGAACTGCAGACGGCGGCTTCGCCGGTGAAAGGACCAGTTGAATGACGACGGAGCATCACGGTGCAGCGTCCGATCCACGAGTGCTAGAGGCCCTGCGGCAGGTGGTTGATCCCGAGTTAGGTATCAACATCGTGGATCTCGGATTGGTATACGGCAGCGAGGTGCGGGACGGTCAGGTTCATGTGGCCATGACGATGACGACGCCCGCCTGCCCGATGGAAGAGCTGTTGATGGAGATGGTGCATGCGGCGATTCTGCGTGAGTTGCCGGAGGCGCGTTCAGTGGAAGTGGATCTCGTGTGGGAGCCCGCCTGGAAGCCGGAGATGATGAGTCCGTCTGCCAAGGTGCAGTTGGGCCGGACGTGAAGATGAGCGAGTGGACGCGAAAGACTGTTTAAGTTTGCTTGGCTGAGAGGCACCCGGACCGTGAGTGAGGAGCAATCCAGGCAGGTGCGCGAGTTGGTGGAGTCGGTGTATCGATCGGACTCCCGCCAGGTGCTCGCCACCTTGATTCGTCTGCTCGGGGACTTCGATACGGCGGAAGAGGCCCTGCACGATGCCTTTGCCGTTGCTGTGGAGCAGTGGGCACGGGAGGGGGTGCCGGCCAATCCAAGGGCTTGGCTCGTCTCGACCGGCCGCTTCAAGGCCATCGACGGGATGCGACGGCGCGCCCGCTTCGACGCATCCCTGACGGAACTCGCGAGACACCTGGACCTCAGCACGAGCGATCCCGAAGGCTGGAACGACGAGGCGGTCGAGGACGACCGGCTGCGACTGATCTTCACCTGCTGCCATCCGGCCTTATCGCCCGAGACGCAGGTTGCGATGACGTTGCGCGAAGTCTGCGGCCTCACGACCGATGAGATCGCGCGCGCATTTCTCAGCAAGCCTGCCACCATCGCGCAACGCATCGTGCGGGCCAAAGGCAAGATCCGTGACGCCCGCATTCCCTACGAGGTGCCGTCGGCGACCGATTTGCCTGACCGGCTGGATGCGGTGTTGCGGGTCGTGTACCTCGTCTTTAATGAGGGCTACAGCGCTTCGTCGGGGGACTCACTCACGCGGCACGATCTGTCCGGGGAGGCGATTCGCCTGGGGCGCCTGTTGATCGGGTTACTGCCGGAGCCCGAAGCCCTGGGCCTCCTGGCGGTGATGTTGCTGCACGACTCGCGTCGCGGGGCGCGCACCTCGCCGACCGGCGATCTGGTTCTCCTGGAGCAGCAGGACCGCTCGTTGTGGAGCCGGGCGCAGATTGTCGAAGGAACGGCCTTGGTAGAGCGGGCGCTCGCATCGCGTCAGGTCGGTCCCTATACCATTCAGGCCGCGATTGCGGCCGTGCATGCCGAGGCCCCCGATGCCGCATCGACCGACTGGGCACAGATCGTCGGTCTCTACGATTTGCTGGTACAGGCTGAGTCGTCAGCCGTGGTCGAGCTGAACCGGGCGGTGGCTGTGGCGATGCGCGACGGCCCGGAGGTGGGGCTGGTCTTGGTCGATGCGATTCTCTCCCGCGGTGAACTCGTGAACTATCACCTGGCGCATGCAGCCCGCGCCGACCTCTGCCGGCGACTGGGGCGAACCGCAGAAGCCTGCGCCTCGTACGAGAAGGCTTTGAGTCTCACGCAGCAGGAACCGGAACGGAGATTTCTGAAGGGACGCTTGAGTGAGTTGGCCGACTGAGCAAGGCGCTTCCTCGCACGACGTGTGAATTGCCGTGTTATGCCAGTGGATGTCGAGTGTGCCACAGGCGGCCGACGATGCCTTGGAGGCGGATTGGTTCGCAATCGAGACGTTGACGTCACCCGACGTAGCCATGAGTTCTGATGTCGCGCGCGTCGCGTCGATGGCCGCGAAGGTCCAGACCGAAAGTCGATAACGTGGCGAAGTCATCGGACAGGTTGACCCAGGCTTCGCCAGCCGGATGGGCTTATTTGCTGTCTATGGATGTCCGACCGTCAAAATGGTGGTCGGCATCGGCATCCGCTTCCTGCTTGGTTCGGTGGACGGTGCCGACCTTGTGCTCCGGTGGACTATAAAGACTATACAGCTTGAGGTCGGCGCTTTCTGACGTATTGATGACATTATGTCTGGTTCCGGACGGGATGACGACGGCGAACCCGTCGCGCACGGCGTGGTCCTGCCCATCCAGTATGACTGTTCCGTCCCCTGCTTCAAACCGGAGGAATTGATCGAGTTCATGGACTTCTTCGCCGATCTCCTCTCCCGGTTTCAAGCTCATCAGCACTAACTGACTATTCTTGGCCGTGAACAGGACTTGCCGGTAGAGTGAATTCTTCAGGGTCGCCTCTTCGATGTCCGTGACATACCCCTTCATGTTGACCACCTTTCGTTAAAGCCTCTGTGGCAGTGGGGACGAGATAGGGTACAGGTCGCTGGCTTGTCTATAACCTCAGCATATGGTGCGCACAAGACCGCCTTCGGCGCGGATGCAGGATCCGTTGATGACCGAAGCACGCGCACTGCACACGAAGGCGACGATGTCTCCGATTTCCCGTGGGTCGATGAGGCGACCGATGAGTGACGTCGGACGGTTCTCCGCAATGAATCGACATTCAGCCTCCGCCTGAGTAAGGCCAGGAAAGACATCCTGGATGAATTTTTCAACGCCATCCGTGCGCGTGGGGCCGGGCAGGACTGAATTCACCGTGACCTTCGTGCCTCTGGTGAGCTCAGCAAGAGAGCGGGCGATTCCCAATTGCATCGTCTTGGTGGCGCTGTAGTGAGCCATCTCCGGCGCGGGGGAAATCCCCGATTCGCTCGAAATGAATACAATCCTCCCATGGCCGCGTTCCAGCATCCCCTTGAGATACTGTCGAGCCAGGGAGATACTGTCGAGCCAGGCGCACGCCGCTCATGATGTTGATCTCGAACATCTTCTGCCAGGCTCCATCCGTTTCATCAAAAAACCCGATTGCTTCGTAGATGCCCAGATTGTTCACCAGGATATCGACCTGTGGCCAAGTCGAGAGGGTTGTGGCGCATCCCCCGGCGGTGCCGTTATCAGCCGCCAGGCCGACCAGGTCAGCGCTGGACAAGTCCCGGCGGAGTTCTGTCAATGCTTTCTCGACGTTGGATTGCGTGCGGCCGTTGACGATGACTCGCGCCCCCTCGATGGCCAGGGAACGGGCGATTTCAAGCCCGATGCCTCCGGTTGAAGCGGTCACGAGAGCGGTCAGACCATTCAAGTTCAAGTTCATGCAGGCAGCTTCCTCACCGCGAGGGGTTGTAATCTCAGCCCTGGCATAGGACCCGGGTTTGCAGAAACGTTCCGATCGCCACCGGTTGCCGTCCCGTTCATCAGGATTTTCGTCGATGGATAATGATGGAATTCCCATCTGGATCGGAGACGATCGCCATGTGGCAAACGGGCGTCTCCAACGGTTCAAGTCGGAATGGGCATCCGTTTTCTTTGAGCCGCGCGATGGCGGCAGCGAAATCCTTCACTTCGAGACCGACCGATCCGCCGCCCGGGGACGGTTTCCAATCCGGTGCGCCGTTCCCGATCCCGAGCGTGTTCGACCCGATATCGTATTCGACGAACCCCTTGTCTCCCTCTCCGAAAAACCGCGATTCTTTGAGCCCCAGCACGCCCTCATAGAACCGGCGCGCCCGCTGAAGGTCTGTGACGGGATAACAGGTAAATGCGATGTCGGTGACGTTCATGCGGCTCCTTTCTTCGATTGACCGGCGCCGAGCCTATGCTGCGCTAGCAAAAAATCACGGCTCGGTAAGTTTTTCACCAAGGTGATTGTTGAGTGTGTCCGGGTAGACTATTTCTGAAATTCGTCGAAGAATCTTTCGTCTACGTCAAATGAATGTTTCGGCACAACTCCCAGTTCAAGTTTTTCAAACATCTCAAGAAGGGTTTCGCCGTCTACAAGTTCGATTGGGGGGACACCGTCTCGTCTAGCTTCTTTCTTGGCTTCAAGTGTAAATGTTCCGGTCGTGATGATAATGCCCTTATCCGCCCGGCCCATCATGGCTCCTCTAAAGTCGCGGACTTGTGATGGGGTAACTGCGCCTTTGTAGCGTTTACACTGAAATAGAACAGTGAAGCTGACGAAGGGGTTCACTTGAAGTGTGCCGATTCCATCGATCCCACCATCACCGGACCGACCGGTGATCGACACGTGTTGAAAGCCGGATTCCCTAAGAAGTCTCTGGCTGAGTCGTTCAAATCCATCGGGTGGGAGAGCTCGGACAAGTTCAAGGATGCGGATGCGATGTGGAATCAGTTCCTCTTCTTCTGGTGCGGGTTGATCCGGAAGGTCCTTGGCGAGTGTTGTTTCCCCTCCGGTCTTGGCTCTCGTTTTTTGAACGGTTTTGAAGACGTGCAAGGGATCAACTGTGGGTAGGGCGATCGTTCTTCCGAGTTCGGTAAGGCTCCAAATGCCCCTTCTCGATGAGTCGAGATATCCGGCCCACACTAAGTACTGTCGTGCCCAGTGTACTTGGTTGCGAATTCGCGATTGGCCATTTTTGTTCACGACTAGCTGTTCTTGCTCTGAAATGCCTGCAAGTTCAATTGAGCGGTCTACAATTTCGCCCGGTGTCCCGGCGGCACCGGATTCCCGCAGAGTCGAAAGGATGGGGAGAAAGAAACGAACGAACTCTGGCCCTTTCGCTATTTTCATGAACCCTCGCACCGTTCATTTACAAGGTGGTGAGTTACCCAAGAAGTCTTTATCCAATGACCCATTGATTGGGCAGGCATATCTATTCAGGCCTCGCTTAGCGTCGGATCTTACTCCCTTCCCCTAAGTTTTCAAACGGCACAATTTGCTGAAATCATGACGCTTTAGCCGTCTGTGCCGATCCTCCACACTGCCGCTGGACTCCTGGTGATTACTCATGTCGATTTCGGCCTTCCCCGACGACTATTTTATATGACGCGCTAGTTAATCCGGAATCGGAGGGGGAGTGATTGCCGCAGGAAAGAGGTCGATGTCGATTTTCTCCGGCTTTGACGACTATCTTCTAACCGCAGGAATTAATCATTCGGAAGGAGAAACTCATGCCGACAAGGACCAAGAAGCGGGCGGCGAAGAAGCCACAGGCGGCGGCCAGTATCGTCTGGTTTGAGGTGCCCGCCGACGATCTCGACCGGGCGAAGAAATTTTATGGCTCGTTGTTCGGCTGGACCTTCGCGAAGATTCCGGCGGCCATTTCCGACTACTGGCACATCGATACCGGCGGAAAAGATGCGACGCCCGACGGCGGTTTGATGCCACGTATGTATCCGGAGCAATCCATCACCAACTATGTGGGCGTGCCGTCGGTGACGATGGCGATGAAAAAGGTCGAGAAACTCGGAGGGGCGATCTGCAAGGCCAAGACGGCGGTGCCCGGCATGGGGTATTTCGCCATCTGTCAGGACACGGAGAGCAATACCTTTGCCCTATGGGAGATGAACGAGCGCGCCAAGTGAGAATGCCGCAGAAGGCATGGAGAAGGGAGTGGTCATGAAATATCTCTGCCTGGTGTATGTCGAAGAAAAGACGTTGAATGCCATGTCCCGGGATGAGCGGGTCGCGTTGTCGGACGAATCCATGGCGTATTGTGATGAGTTGCAAAAAAACGGTCAACTTCTTGGGGCGTCACCCCTCCATCCGGTAGAAGCCGCGACGACGGTGCGGGTGCGGGCCGGGAAAGTCTCCACGACCGACGGGCCCTTTGCCGAAACGAAGGAACAGTTGGGCGGGTATCTGTTGATCGATGTCCGGGACCTCAACGACGCCGTACGGATCGCCTCGAAGTTTCCCGCAGCTCAGTACGGCAGTATCGAAGTGCGGCCGATTAAAGAGGGCGGTTGTGCCTGACTGTTCGGTCGACGAGGCAACGGATTGAGGGGCTTTCATGGAGGCACGGCATGAAATTCATCTTGTTGGTTCATCACGACGAAACGGCATTCGAGAAGATGAGCGAGAAGACAAAGAAGGGCCTACTGGCGGAGTCGATTGGGCTCTGCCATCAATTGGATGCGAAGGGGGAGTACGTGCATGCCTCTCCGGTTCACCCGGCTGAGACGGCGGCGATCGTTCGGGTTCGAGAAGGCAGGCCCATTGTGACCGACGGGCCCTTCATCGAAACACGGGAACAGATGGCGGGCTATTTTCTCATTGAGGCGAAGGATCGTGATGAAGCGGTGGCCATTGCAGGGCGAGTGCCGGGCGCACGCATTGGGACGGTTGAGGTGCGACAAGTGAGGGAAATCACTGGATTGCCGTGAACAAGGTGCTGAGAGCTAATGGCCTATGGCGCATAGCATATAGCTCGAACAAGCAGCATCGCGGCATTATTGGCTATACGCCATAAGCTCTTGTGTGGCGCGAGAGATAAGCGCCTATGAAAGGAGTCGGATATGAGCCGGGTACGGGTACTTGTCGGGACGAAGAAGGGTGCGTTCATTCTCACATCGGATGGCACGCGGAAACAGTGGGATGTGCAGGGGCCCCACTTCGGCGGCTGGGAAATGTACCATCTGAAAGCGTCGCCTGCCGATCCGGATCGGTTGTATGCCTCGCAGACCAGCAGCTGGTTTGGGCAGGTGATTCAACGTTCGGACGATGGCGGCAAGACCTGGAACCCGCCGGGTACCAAACCGGAAGATTTGATGGGGACGGACGGAATGCCCAACGGCGCAAGTAACATGTTCGTCTATGACGCGTCGGCGGAAACGGGCAAACCGTTGACCACCCACCAGCATTATGATGGCACGCAGAAGCCGTGGGCATTCAAACGCATCTGGCACCTAGAACCCTCGCTGACCGATCCGGACACGGTCTATGCCGGCGCGGAGGACGCCGCGATCTTCAAATCGTCGGATGGGGGAAAGACCTGGAATGAGCTGCCGGGGCTGCGTAGTGCGAAGGGCCATCTCTGGCAGCCCGGCGCCGGGGGGATGTGCCTGCACACCATTCTGTTGGATCAGAGCCAGCCCGATCGCATGTACATCGCCATCTCTGCGGCGGGCGCATTCCGCACCGACGATGGTGGCAAGACCTGGAAGCCGATTAACCGCGGTCTCAAGTCGCAATATGAGCTGCCGGATCCGGATGCCGAAGTCGGCCACTGTGTGCATCGCATTGCCATGCATCCGTCACGTCCGAACGTGCTGTTCATGCAGAAGCATTGGGACGTCCTTCGCAGCGACGATGCCGGCGACTCGTGGCACGAGGTTAGCGGCAACCTGCCGAGCGATTTCGGGTTTCCGATCGCGGTGCATGCCCATGAGCCGAATACGGTGTATGTGGTGCCGATCAAGAGCGATTCAGA from Nitrospira sp. ND1 includes the following:
- a CDS encoding metal-sulfur cluster assembly factor, which encodes MTTEHHGAASDPRVLEALRQVVDPELGINIVDLGLVYGSEVRDGQVHVAMTMTTPACPMEELLMEMVHAAILRELPEARSVEVDLVWEPAWKPEMMSPSAKVQLGRT
- a CDS encoding hemerythrin domain-containing protein gives rise to the protein MSQEDSQAGPLAQFLAEDHRRLDALLQSAAAQPAQVNREVYDQFRAGLLRHIGLEEKILFPAVQRWRGGTPLPIAAKLRLDHGALATLLMPTPTPAILATIRRLLTDHNVLEEGPGGVYDLCDQLAGFEAESLLKDLRAAPPVAVMPHSDSPAVMTTLRRTLERAGYRMEADMGRDVPVTPAGEP
- a CDS encoding restriction endonuclease, which translates into the protein MKIAKGPEFVRFFLPILSTLRESGAAGTPGEIVDRSIELAGISEQEQLVVNKNGQSRIRNQVHWARQYLVWAGYLDSSRRGIWSLTELGRTIALPTVDPLHVFKTVQKTRAKTGGETTLAKDLPDQPAPEEEELIPHRIRILELVRALPPDGFERLSQRLLRESGFQHVSITGRSGDGGIDGIGTLQVNPFVSFTVLFQCKRYKGAVTPSQVRDFRGAMMGRADKGIIITTGTFTLEAKKEARRDGVPPIELVDGETLLEMFEKLELGVVPKHSFDVDERFFDEFQK
- a CDS encoding cupin domain-containing protein, which encodes MKGYVTDIEEATLKNSLYRQVLFTAKNSQLVLMSLKPGEEIGEEVHELDQFLRFEAGDGTVILDGQDHAVRDGFAVVIPSGTRHNVINTSESADLKLYSLYSPPEHKVGTVHRTKQEADADADHHFDGRTSIDSK
- a CDS encoding VOC family protein, giving the protein MNVTDIAFTCYPVTDLQRARRFYEGVLGLKESRFFGEGDKGFVEYDIGSNTLGIGNGAPDWKPSPGGGSVGLEVKDFAAAIARLKENGCPFRLEPLETPVCHMAIVSDPDGNSIIIHRRKS
- a CDS encoding RNA polymerase sigma factor, whose protein sequence is MSEEQSRQVRELVESVYRSDSRQVLATLIRLLGDFDTAEEALHDAFAVAVEQWAREGVPANPRAWLVSTGRFKAIDGMRRRARFDASLTELARHLDLSTSDPEGWNDEAVEDDRLRLIFTCCHPALSPETQVAMTLREVCGLTTDEIARAFLSKPATIAQRIVRAKGKIRDARIPYEVPSATDLPDRLDAVLRVVYLVFNEGYSASSGDSLTRHDLSGEAIRLGRLLIGLLPEPEALGLLAVMLLHDSRRGARTSPTGDLVLLEQQDRSLWSRAQIVEGTALVERALASRQVGPYTIQAAIAAVHAEAPDAASTDWAQIVGLYDLLVQAESSAVVELNRAVAVAMRDGPEVGLVLVDAILSRGELVNYHLAHAARADLCRRLGRTAEACASYEKALSLTQQEPERRFLKGRLSELAD
- a CDS encoding efflux transporter outer membrane subunit, with the protein product MRIVALFLSSVLLGACAIGPDYSRPDLAVPDRFRMAATQQETESFANLPWWDLLQDEELRRLIRVALAENKDLKRAVASVEDFQARMLIAKMDFAPKADLTSNAPLFGRKANFLFPGFPNPFNYYLQGNLSWEIDIWGRIRRSNEAARGDLLSREEARRAVVLQLVSGVAEAYFDMLQFDMQLAVAQRTLKSWDESVRIAEARLREGMISKIDADQFAAERANAAARAAELSRQMVQKENQLSVLLGRVPGQIPRGRSLTDQVMPPEVPAGLPSELLQRRPDLVQAEQELAAATARIGVAKADRFPKLSITGILGVASPQLSRLVANETAFGTAGPGLAGPLLNAQILGFQQDAAEAQSREALARYEQALLVAFREVEDSLVAVRTVREQRNAQVEQVDALRSALRLANLRYKGGLANYLDVLVAQRNLFEAELALTSTHRLQLVSVVQLYKALGGGWSPLDTAQQQPGQAPAEPGKAGRG
- a CDS encoding efflux RND transporter permease subunit, which codes for MRSFTDIFIKHPVLAVVVNLVIVLVGWRALTTLPVQQYPKIESSSIIITTVYYGAAAETVRGFLTTPIERVVSAISGVDYLESTSRAGVSTVTVHLKLNHNSTAALAEVTARLQQVRSELPAEAEPPAVEVQRADRPYASFYLSFTSPERTVPALTDWLLRTLQPQLATLTGVQRVTIEGGRQIAMRVWIDPDRLAAYNLSPGDVQAALRRNNYLAAVGRTKGNLVQVNLLANTDLRSVNEFQELIVADRGGAIVRLRDVARVENGAEEAEMVAKYNRLEGVYLGVWPLVGSNEIEVAHRLREEMDRIRPTLPKDIDMQLVWDGTMFMESALTEITKTLGETILIVATVVFLFMGSIRTALVPLVAMPVSLIGAAIFMYAFGFSLNLLTILAIVLSVGLVVDDAIVVVENVERHVREGKSRIQAALIGSRELVGPIIAMTITLAAVYAPIGFQGGLTGSLFLEFAITLAAAVVLSGVVAITLSPVMSSRFVHPEGKEGKLTRLVNRGFDVTRAFYGRLLDGALEMRWAIVAASLLIMVAAVPLYLFSRQELAPVEDQSHISLFLEASPDSTVAATNSDSLKVVEAIRAFPEARFMWSLTSSWGGFGGLVAKDWRERTRSTELMYGEVFGAVSQIPGLRVFPRLDPPLPTPGQYDVELLLASEVPAEQLLEMTAAVLGAGWQSGKFLYVDTDLKIDLPEARVVLDRERLADLGFDLAGVGQELGTLLGGAYVNRFNFYDRSYKVIPQIGDKDRATLDPLLDLKIKTPSGQLVPVSTFTHIETSTAPRTLNRFQQRNAVRIFGGVKPGVTKEEGLRVLETAAASAVGPRVALDFAGESRQIRHEGSALTVTLGFAVVLIYLVLAAQFKSFRDPLIVLLGSVPLAISGALVFSFLDLTTINIYSQVGLITLVGLIAKNGILIVEFANTLQERGLSKTAALREASLTRLRPVLMTSAATVFGHLPLVLVSGPGAAARNSIGMVLVTGMTVGTLFTLFVVPVFYSLIAARHQPALELDAAEEGELQLAAAKG
- a CDS encoding VOC family protein codes for the protein MPTRTKKRAAKKPQAAASIVWFEVPADDLDRAKKFYGSLFGWTFAKIPAAISDYWHIDTGGKDATPDGGLMPRMYPEQSITNYVGVPSVTMAMKKVEKLGGAICKAKTAVPGMGYFAICQDTESNTFALWEMNERAK